From Polaribacter butkevichii, a single genomic window includes:
- the xylE gene encoding D-xylose transporter XylE has product MAKSTNSGYLLKLTLVATLGGLLFGYDTGVISGTVGSLDSFFVIPKGLSETAASAFKGFLVSSALIGCIIGGIFGGVVSKKLGRKKGLILAAILFLISALGSAMPEMFIGTLGELDHTYSTIFIVYRIIGGIGVGLASMLSPLYIAEIAPAKSRGKLVSFNQLAIVGGFMVVYFVNYFISRSGGSDDWLNEIGWRWMFASEVIPAGLFLGLLFFVPDTPRSLVLRNKPTEALDVLIKVNGKEEGDRVFAEIQDSMNDKTSGNLLSFGWLVIIIGVVLSIFQQFVGINVVLYYAPEIFKTISSGTDSALLMTIIVGVVNFLFTIIAVKTVDKYGRKPLMIIGALGMAVAMLSLGFVFYVGSTGYLALFCMMLYVASFAMSWGPVTWVLLAEIFPNKIRGKALAIAVAAQWISNYLVSLTFPMMNDNSYLTSLFNHGFAYWVYGIMSILAMLFILKFIPETKGKTLEEMEGLWKKK; this is encoded by the coding sequence ATGGCAAAATCAACAAATTCAGGATATCTTTTAAAACTTACTTTAGTAGCAACTTTAGGAGGTTTATTATTTGGGTATGACACAGGTGTAATTTCAGGAACCGTAGGTTCTTTAGATAGTTTTTTTGTCATCCCCAAAGGATTGTCAGAAACAGCAGCAAGTGCTTTTAAAGGCTTTTTAGTATCCAGTGCTTTAATTGGGTGTATTATTGGAGGAATCTTTGGAGGGGTAGTAAGTAAAAAATTAGGTAGAAAAAAAGGATTAATTTTAGCTGCAATTTTATTTTTAATATCAGCTTTAGGTTCTGCAATGCCAGAAATGTTTATTGGTACTTTAGGTGAGTTAGATCATACATACTCAACCATATTTATTGTGTATAGAATTATTGGAGGTATTGGAGTTGGTTTAGCATCTATGTTATCACCTCTTTATATTGCAGAAATTGCACCAGCAAAAAGTAGAGGTAAGTTGGTTTCTTTTAATCAGTTGGCTATCGTTGGTGGTTTTATGGTAGTTTATTTTGTAAACTATTTTATATCTAGAAGCGGTGGTTCAGACGATTGGTTAAATGAAATTGGCTGGAGATGGATGTTTGCATCAGAAGTTATTCCTGCAGGATTATTTTTGGGACTTTTATTTTTTGTTCCAGATACACCAAGATCTTTAGTATTAAGAAACAAACCAACAGAGGCTTTAGATGTTTTAATAAAAGTAAATGGTAAAGAAGAGGGAGATAGAGTTTTTGCAGAAATACAAGACTCTATGAATGATAAAACATCAGGAAACTTGTTGTCTTTTGGATGGTTGGTAATTATTATAGGTGTGGTATTATCTATTTTTCAGCAATTTGTTGGTATTAATGTTGTTTTGTACTACGCTCCAGAAATATTTAAAACCATTTCATCTGGTACAGATAGTGCCTTGTTAATGACTATTATTGTAGGTGTTGTAAACTTCTTATTTACCATTATTGCTGTAAAAACAGTAGATAAATATGGTAGAAAGCCATTAATGATTATTGGAGCTTTAGGTATGGCTGTAGCCATGTTATCTTTAGGTTTTGTCTTTTATGTTGGATCTACAGGGTATTTAGCACTGTTTTGTATGATGTTGTACGTTGCAAGTTTTGCAATGAGTTGGGGACCTGTAACTTGGGTGTTATTAGCAGAAATTTTTCCTAATAAAATTAGAGGAAAAGCATTAGCAATAGCAGTTGCAGCGCAATGGATTTCTAACTACTTAGTTTCTTTAACGTTTCCGATGATGAATGATAATTCTTATCTAACATCGCTTTTTAATCACGGATTTGCATATTGGGTTTATGGTATTATGAGCATTTTAGCAATGTTATTTATCTTAAAATTCATACCTGAAACTAAAGGTAAAACTTTAGAAGAAATGGAAGGTCTTTGGAAAAAAAAATAA
- a CDS encoding transketolase family protein, translating into MNKKIDQQAADNIRALAVAMVEKANSGHPGGPMGGADFMHILYSEFFNFDPSDMTWAFRDRFFMDAGHLSTLMYAQYYLLGNYKKEDVANFRQWGSITPGHPEVDVARGIENTSGPLGQGHTMGVGAAIAAKFLQARFGNWMDHKIYGFISDGGVQEEISQGAGRIAGHLGLNNFIMFYDSNDIQLSTPTDEVTTEDTAMKYQAWGWKVVTIDGHNHDEIRKALKDANAETEKPTLIIGKTIMGKGCVTSEGKTFEGECELHGQPIGASGADYTKTLLNLGANPEAPFDIYDDVSEFYQNLLERKIAQARDKKVDISIWREANPELATKLDFFLSGELPTLDFEGIAHKEGLATRAASSGVLAYLAENVENMIVSSADLSNSDKTDGFLKKTHALKKGDFSGSFLQAGVAELTMSCIANGIALHGGIIPVVATFFVFSDYMKPAIRLSGIQELGVKYVWTHDAFRVGEDGPTHQPVEQEAQIRLLEKLKNHSGNPSFLALRPADSAETSVAWKMALENKNTPTGLILSRQGIKDLPATKSSRYQEALAAEKGGYLVKEVENPDVVLIANGSEVATLVAAAAILEAENGLKVNIASVISEGVFRLQSKEYQQSVIPKNKPLFGLTAGLPVNLEGLVGDAGKVFGLDHFGYSAPANILDDKFGFTGEKVSKEVLAYLKTV; encoded by the coding sequence ATGAACAAGAAAATAGACCAACAAGCGGCTGATAATATTAGAGCTTTAGCAGTTGCAATGGTAGAAAAAGCAAACTCTGGGCATCCTGGAGGACCTATGGGAGGTGCAGATTTTATGCACATCTTATATTCAGAATTTTTTAATTTCGATCCTTCAGATATGACTTGGGCATTTAGAGATCGTTTTTTTATGGATGCAGGGCATTTATCAACTTTAATGTATGCGCAATACTACCTTTTAGGGAATTACAAGAAAGAAGATGTTGCAAACTTTAGACAATGGGGTTCAATTACTCCTGGGCATCCAGAAGTTGATGTTGCAAGAGGTATCGAAAATACATCAGGGCCTTTAGGACAAGGGCATACCATGGGAGTTGGTGCAGCAATTGCTGCAAAATTTTTACAAGCTCGTTTTGGTAACTGGATGGATCATAAAATTTATGGTTTTATTTCTGATGGAGGGGTTCAAGAAGAAATCTCACAAGGAGCAGGAAGAATTGCAGGTCATTTAGGATTGAACAATTTTATTATGTTCTACGATTCTAATGACATTCAATTATCTACGCCAACGGATGAAGTTACTACCGAAGATACAGCCATGAAGTACCAAGCTTGGGGCTGGAAAGTAGTTACTATTGATGGTCACAACCATGATGAAATTAGAAAAGCACTAAAAGATGCGAATGCCGAAACGGAAAAGCCAACCTTAATTATTGGTAAAACCATTATGGGTAAAGGTTGTGTAACATCCGAAGGAAAAACTTTTGAAGGTGAATGTGAGTTACACGGACAACCTATTGGAGCGTCAGGAGCAGATTATACTAAAACCTTATTAAATTTAGGAGCAAATCCTGAAGCGCCTTTTGATATTTATGATGATGTAAGTGAATTTTATCAGAATTTATTAGAGCGAAAAATAGCACAAGCAAGAGATAAAAAAGTAGATATTTCTATTTGGAGAGAAGCGAATCCTGAATTAGCAACAAAATTAGATTTCTTTTTATCAGGAGAATTACCAACCTTAGATTTTGAAGGTATAGCACATAAAGAAGGTTTGGCTACAAGAGCAGCTTCCTCTGGAGTATTAGCATATTTGGCTGAAAATGTAGAAAATATGATTGTTTCTTCTGCAGATTTATCAAATTCTGATAAAACAGATGGGTTCTTAAAGAAAACACATGCGCTTAAAAAAGGAGATTTTAGCGGATCCTTCTTACAAGCAGGTGTTGCAGAATTAACCATGTCTTGTATAGCAAACGGAATTGCGTTACACGGAGGAATCATTCCTGTGGTGGCAACATTTTTTGTGTTTTCAGATTATATGAAACCAGCGATTCGTTTAAGCGGAATTCAAGAATTGGGTGTAAAATATGTGTGGACACATGATGCTTTTAGAGTTGGAGAAGATGGGCCAACACATCAACCAGTAGAACAAGAAGCACAAATTCGTTTGTTAGAAAAATTGAAAAACCACAGTGGAAATCCAAGTTTCTTGGCTTTACGTCCTGCAGATTCTGCAGAAACCAGTGTGGCTTGGAAAATGGCTTTAGAAAATAAAAATACACCAACAGGATTAATTTTATCAAGACAAGGCATTAAAGATTTACCAGCTACTAAATCCTCAAGATATCAAGAAGCATTAGCCGCTGAAAAAGGTGGTTACTTGGTAAAAGAAGTAGAAAATCCTGATGTAGTTTTAATAGCAAACGGATCTGAAGTAGCAACATTAGTAGCTGCAGCAGCAATTTTAGAAGCAGAAAACGGATTGAAAGTAAATATTGCTTCGGTAATTTCTGAAGGAGTTTTTAGGTTACAATCTAAAGAATATCAGCAAAGTGTAATTCCTAAAAACAAACCATTATTTGGTTTAACAGCAGGTTTACCAGTAAATTTAGAAGGTTTAGTTGGTGATGCAGGAAAAGTGTTTGGTTTAGATCATTTTGGGTATTCTGCACCTGCAAACATCTTAGATGATAAATTTGGTTTTACAGGAGAAAAAGTAAGCAAAGAAGTATTAGCATATTTAAAAACAGTATAA
- the fsa gene encoding fructose-6-phosphate aldolase, with amino-acid sequence MKFFIDTANLNDIAEAEALGVLDGVTTNPSLMAKEGITGAENILNHYKKICDIVAGDVSAEVIATDYDGMIEQGTELAALHPQIVVKLPMIADGVKACKYFSDKGIKTNVTLVFSAGQALLAAKAGATYVSPFLGRLDDISTDGLHLIKEIRQIYDNYGFKTQILAASVRNTMHVINCAKLGSDVMTGPLSSITGLLKHPLTDSGLAKFLEDYKKGN; translated from the coding sequence ATGAAATTTTTTATAGATACAGCAAATTTAAATGATATTGCAGAAGCAGAAGCTTTAGGAGTTTTAGATGGAGTAACCACCAATCCATCTTTGATGGCAAAAGAGGGGATTACGGGAGCAGAAAATATTTTAAATCATTATAAAAAGATTTGTGATATTGTAGCAGGAGATGTTTCTGCAGAAGTAATTGCCACAGATTATGATGGAATGATTGAACAAGGAACAGAATTGGCAGCCTTACATCCACAAATTGTGGTAAAATTACCAATGATTGCAGACGGAGTAAAAGCATGTAAATACTTTTCTGATAAAGGAATTAAAACCAATGTAACTTTAGTTTTTTCTGCAGGACAAGCGTTGTTAGCGGCAAAAGCAGGTGCCACTTATGTTTCTCCGTTTTTAGGAAGATTAGATGATATTTCTACGGATGGATTGCATTTGATTAAAGAAATTAGACAAATTTATGATAACTACGGATTTAAAACTCAAATTTTAGCAGCATCTGTACGTAATACCATGCATGTTATTAATTGTGCAAAATTAGGTTCTGATGTAATGACAGGACCATTGTCTTCAATTACAGGTTTATTAAAGCATCCATTAACAGATAGTGGTTTGGCAAAGTTTTTAGAAGATTATAAAAAGGGGAATTAA
- a CDS encoding SusC/RagA family TonB-linked outer membrane protein, protein MKLSKSCFFFTFLFLMVCNLSVKAQQRTVTGTVIANNGDPVPGVSVMQKGTKNGTATDFDGNYSIKLLGSGSKVLVFASLGFKDKEVAIGNRTKINITIEESSEQLDEIVVIGYGTANKRDVLGSMASVKTEVLNESVPVDALGGLQGRVSGVQILTNGAPGSSSEIVIRGISTLNSGTGPLYVVDGQQVDDIDNINPNDIESLEVLKDGASAAIYGSRSANGVVLVTTKKGKVGLPTVKVSVVNSLSYLKNKVPVSNTVQRNKFIELRQTGNTNASGGTVDSLGIRTQFVVDLQELIKQVGQKTQANVAFSGGSENAKYYWNTGFLDEEGIIIGSNFRRINTNLNLSFDITKKLSAGTRLTATYQNQDGIPEGTVFRELSYRQTDVLVYDYDGSFIRERFARNNPIARAVLGRQDNRQYRASSFNWFNYQFTPEFSFKTTIGVNFRLQKLNEFRPSQTVDAVSGKINGRERQRLSYDIQSENFFNYSKKFKGGHKFTGLVGFSVQKWHQENSDLRAIEFNNDYLETFNNVKEFNLTNTGTTAFEHSLVSLYSRLTYDYKRKYLIGATLRRDASSRFGENKRWGDFPSVSAGWRISNEKFIKDLDLEFLQEFKLRASYAITGNERIGNYLTQALYGPGNFYDGVSGFAPFQLGNADLGWEETAQQNYGVDLNLFGRRLKISVDHYIKTTTDLLYARPIPEETGFSSITANIGSIENKGFDVEISGTPLKTADFEWYSGFNVSYNKNKILKLADPDGHIINGSAFSYKLEVGQPIGSMYGFKNLGVYQYDESNAYTESGTRLTANFDENDNFVNYLLNGQEYNGTVKQQTFNNVVLKGGDVIWQDQNGDLNIDQENDRTIIGNGLAEFVGGWSNTFSYKNLSLSVLLNYSFGQQIYRGYDHTRNKANNSVYTPGPDRIEDAWLNQGDITRYPSLEVARAQNRTGLDSDYVSNADYIRLQNVRLSYKFSKEVLDKVDIFKSLSMSVVANNLLTFTNYTGYNPELGNGGNNISAGLDNLRYPNKTSIIFSLTAQF, encoded by the coding sequence ATGAAGTTAAGCAAATCTTGCTTCTTTTTTACGTTTCTGTTTTTAATGGTGTGTAACCTTTCGGTAAAAGCGCAACAAAGGACTGTTACAGGTACTGTTATAGCAAATAACGGAGATCCTGTTCCTGGTGTAAGTGTAATGCAAAAAGGAACAAAAAACGGAACTGCAACTGATTTTGATGGAAATTATTCAATAAAGCTATTAGGTAGTGGTTCTAAAGTATTAGTCTTTGCTTCTTTAGGTTTTAAAGATAAAGAAGTTGCTATTGGAAATAGAACAAAAATTAATATTACTATAGAAGAAAGTAGTGAGCAACTAGATGAAATAGTTGTAATTGGTTATGGTACGGCAAATAAAAGAGATGTTTTGGGTTCTATGGCTTCTGTAAAAACAGAAGTTTTAAATGAATCTGTTCCTGTCGATGCCTTAGGTGGTTTACAAGGTCGAGTTTCTGGTGTGCAAATTTTAACAAATGGAGCGCCTGGTAGTTCTTCAGAGATTGTAATTAGGGGTATTTCTACTTTAAATTCTGGTACAGGGCCTTTATATGTTGTAGATGGACAACAAGTAGATGATATAGATAATATTAACCCAAATGATATTGAGTCTTTAGAAGTTTTAAAAGATGGAGCTTCTGCTGCAATTTATGGTTCTAGATCTGCAAATGGTGTTGTTTTGGTTACAACGAAAAAAGGTAAAGTAGGTTTGCCAACAGTAAAAGTAAGTGTTGTAAATTCTCTAAGTTATTTAAAGAATAAAGTACCAGTTTCAAATACTGTGCAAAGAAATAAATTTATAGAGTTAAGACAAACGGGTAATACAAACGCTTCTGGTGGAACAGTAGATTCTTTGGGTATACGTACTCAGTTTGTTGTTGATTTACAAGAGTTAATTAAACAAGTTGGTCAAAAAACACAGGCAAATGTTGCTTTTAGTGGTGGTAGTGAAAATGCAAAATACTACTGGAATACTGGTTTCTTAGATGAAGAAGGAATTATTATTGGTAGTAATTTTAGAAGAATTAATACTAATTTAAATCTTAGTTTTGATATTACCAAAAAATTATCTGCTGGTACTCGTTTAACTGCAACTTATCAAAACCAAGATGGTATACCTGAAGGAACCGTTTTTAGAGAATTATCTTATCGTCAAACAGATGTTTTAGTGTATGATTATGATGGTTCTTTTATTAGAGAGCGTTTTGCAAGAAATAACCCTATTGCTAGAGCTGTTTTAGGTAGACAAGATAATAGACAATATAGAGCATCTTCTTTTAACTGGTTTAATTATCAATTTACACCAGAATTTTCATTTAAAACTACTATAGGTGTTAATTTTAGACTTCAAAAATTAAATGAATTTAGACCATCTCAAACAGTAGATGCTGTAAGTGGGAAAATTAATGGTAGAGAAAGACAGCGTTTATCTTATGATATACAAAGTGAAAATTTCTTTAATTATTCTAAAAAGTTTAAAGGAGGACATAAATTTACAGGTTTAGTTGGTTTTTCTGTACAAAAATGGCATCAAGAGAATTCTGATTTAAGAGCAATTGAGTTTAATAATGATTATCTTGAGACGTTTAATAATGTAAAAGAATTTAACCTTACTAATACAGGTACAACAGCTTTTGAACACTCATTAGTTTCTTTATATTCAAGATTAACGTATGATTATAAGAGAAAATATTTAATTGGAGCTACTTTACGTAGAGATGCTTCTTCTAGGTTTGGAGAAAATAAAAGATGGGGAGATTTTCCTTCTGTTTCTGCCGGTTGGAGAATTTCAAATGAAAAATTCATAAAAGATTTAGATTTAGAATTTTTACAAGAATTTAAATTAAGAGCAAGTTATGCTATTACAGGTAATGAAAGAATAGGTAATTACTTAACACAAGCTTTATATGGGCCAGGTAACTTTTATGATGGTGTAAGTGGTTTTGCTCCATTTCAATTAGGAAATGCAGATTTAGGATGGGAAGAAACTGCACAACAAAATTATGGAGTTGATTTAAATTTATTTGGTAGAAGATTAAAAATTTCTGTAGATCATTATATTAAAACTACTACAGATTTATTATACGCAAGACCTATACCTGAAGAAACTGGATTTTCTAGTATAACAGCAAATATTGGTTCTATTGAAAATAAAGGGTTTGATGTAGAAATAAGTGGGACACCATTAAAAACAGCAGATTTTGAATGGTATTCTGGTTTTAATGTTTCTTATAATAAAAATAAAATATTAAAATTAGCAGACCCAGATGGACACATTATTAACGGTTCTGCTTTTAGTTATAAGTTAGAAGTTGGTCAACCAATTGGTAGTATGTATGGTTTTAAAAACTTAGGGGTTTATCAGTATGATGAATCTAATGCATATACTGAGTCTGGAACTAGACTTACTGCAAATTTTGATGAAAATGATAATTTTGTAAATTATTTATTAAATGGGCAAGAGTATAATGGTACTGTTAAGCAACAAACATTTAATAATGTAGTTTTAAAAGGTGGAGATGTAATTTGGCAAGATCAAAACGGAGATTTAAACATAGATCAAGAAAACGATAGAACAATTATTGGTAATGGTCTAGCTGAATTTGTAGGTGGATGGAGTAATACTTTTAGCTATAAGAATTTATCATTATCTGTATTATTAAATTATTCTTTTGGACAACAAATATATAGAGGGTATGACCATACTAGAAATAAAGCAAATAACAGTGTTTATACTCCAGGACCAGATAGAATTGAAGATGCATGGTTAAACCAAGGAGATATAACTAGGTACCCTAGTTTAGAAGTTGCTAGAGCACAAAATAGAACTGGTTTAGATTCAGATTATGTAAGTAATGCAGATTATATAAGACTTCAAAATGTAAGATTAAGTTATAAATTTTCTAAAGAAGTTTTAGATAAAGTAGATATTTTTAAGTCGCTTTCTATGAGTGTTGTAGCAAACAACTTATTAACTTTTACAAATTATACTGGTTATAATCCAGAATTAGGAAACGGTGGTAATAATATTTCTGCAGGTTTAGATAATTTAAGATACCCAAATAAAACTAGTATAATTTTTAGCTTAACTGCTCAGTTTTAA
- a CDS encoding RagB/SusD family nutrient uptake outer membrane protein, protein MKKSKYILSTLLVFILLFSSCSETLELTPISEVSDEVFWKTNDDAELGIVSIYDAMQKTYRVKHFLWGDFRSDDYVISDKPQPSFESLINNKLEASQENYLRWDNFYTMIFRANLAIEKIPEITSYNKNLLGEAYALRAYAYFDAYRVWGGVPIFKEATLTFDETSFRARATAQEVLDLALSDLAEAEKLITTPSTQNATRFTEGSLLAFKAKVLMFLKRYDEANVVLQKIIDLGVYSLTTDRTAWGNLFLNDKVLFPGQGQEGPEIIMSLKFDVAEDGNRASGVWELHYPGVPAFWVSPEVRSKWIFRFPIDEGGWQAKYPGITAPSSVLDEETGLQVPVYGDYRFLETITEHNGSIEDLRVSKYSKGNYSPREDDTNIILFRYADMLLYKAEAEHHLGNTDAAIKLLDEVRVARGLPKVNSGVFADVDVTDKDAMLNFILDERQFELFAEGTRWWDLVRTDKAVEVLGPINGQTEATITWPIYFLHLQNNTKLEQNEAYK, encoded by the coding sequence ATGAAAAAAAGTAAATATATTTTATCAACTCTATTGGTTTTCATACTTCTATTTAGTTCTTGTTCAGAGACTTTAGAATTGACACCAATTAGTGAGGTTTCCGATGAAGTTTTTTGGAAAACAAATGATGATGCTGAATTAGGTATTGTATCTATTTATGATGCAATGCAAAAAACATATCGTGTAAAACATTTTCTTTGGGGAGATTTTAGATCTGATGATTATGTTATTTCTGATAAACCACAACCATCTTTTGAATCGTTAATTAATAATAAATTAGAAGCATCACAAGAGAATTATTTAAGATGGGATAATTTTTATACTATGATCTTTAGAGCAAATTTAGCTATAGAGAAAATTCCTGAAATTACATCTTATAATAAGAACTTATTAGGTGAGGCCTATGCTTTACGTGCTTATGCATATTTTGATGCCTATAGAGTTTGGGGTGGTGTACCTATTTTTAAAGAAGCTACATTAACTTTTGATGAAACTTCTTTTAGAGCAAGAGCAACGGCACAAGAAGTGTTAGATTTAGCATTATCTGATTTAGCAGAAGCAGAAAAATTAATAACGACTCCATCTACTCAAAACGCAACTAGATTTACAGAAGGAAGTCTTTTAGCTTTTAAAGCTAAAGTTTTAATGTTTCTAAAAAGATATGATGAAGCTAATGTTGTTTTACAAAAAATAATAGACTTAGGCGTTTATTCATTAACTACAGATAGAACTGCTTGGGGTAACTTATTTTTAAATGATAAAGTTCTTTTCCCAGGTCAAGGACAAGAAGGACCAGAAATCATTATGTCTCTTAAATTTGATGTTGCAGAAGATGGTAATAGAGCATCTGGTGTATGGGAATTACATTATCCTGGTGTACCTGCTTTTTGGGTGTCTCCAGAGGTTCGTAGCAAGTGGATTTTTAGATTTCCGATAGACGAAGGTGGTTGGCAAGCTAAATATCCTGGTATAACAGCACCTTCATCAGTATTAGATGAAGAGACAGGATTACAAGTTCCTGTTTATGGTGATTATAGATTTTTAGAGACTATTACTGAGCATAATGGAAGCATTGAAGATTTAAGAGTTTCTAAATATTCTAAAGGGAATTACAGCCCAAGAGAGGATGATACAAACATTATACTATTCCGTTATGCAGATATGTTACTTTATAAAGCAGAAGCAGAGCATCATTTAGGTAATACCGATGCAGCAATAAAATTATTAGATGAAGTTAGGGTAGCACGTGGGTTACCTAAAGTAAATTCTGGTGTTTTTGCAGATGTTGATGTAACCGATAAAGATGCTATGTTAAACTTTATTTTAGATGAAAGACAATTTGAATTGTTTGCAGAAGGAACTCGTTGGTGGGATTTAGTTAGAACAGACAAAGCTGTTGAAGTACTGGGGCCAATTAACGGACAAACAGAAGCTACAATTACTTGGCCAATTTATTTTTTACATTTACAAAATAACACTAAGCTAGAGCAAAACGAAGCTTATAAATAA
- a CDS encoding fasciclin domain-containing protein, producing the protein MKKTMKLSKHTFLLLLVSVLFMGCDLKVQESFVFDPGTSELFTFGAKTPWEWIQTNPGNEYNYLIEAIKHAGLEEEFSNTTSKRTYFLVKDDGWNVISNSILNKEFGSNSTLIADTDPVKLRNILLYYIVPQYIDQGPGLLQTLDVNYEVKTLSKDPINNFMTLRRDWNYAIGLNYSEDLPSTSMATPCRLHNYIFSNGNSVAHILTGHARIAPFE; encoded by the coding sequence ATGAAAAAAACAATGAAATTAAGCAAGCATACTTTTCTACTTCTATTGGTTTCTGTACTATTTATGGGGTGTGATTTAAAAGTACAAGAAAGTTTTGTGTTTGATCCAGGAACAAGTGAGCTATTTACTTTCGGTGCAAAAACTCCGTGGGAGTGGATACAGACAAACCCTGGTAATGAATATAACTATCTTATAGAAGCTATAAAACATGCAGGTTTAGAAGAAGAATTTAGTAATACAACAAGTAAAAGAACTTATTTTTTAGTAAAAGATGATGGTTGGAATGTAATTAGTAATAGTATTTTGAATAAAGAATTTGGTAGTAATTCTACGCTAATTGCTGATACAGATCCAGTAAAATTAAGAAATATTTTATTGTATTATATTGTACCTCAATACATAGATCAAGGACCAGGTCTTTTACAAACACTAGATGTTAATTATGAGGTTAAGACCTTATCTAAAGATCCTATAAATAATTTTATGACTTTAAGAAGAGATTGGAATTATGCAATTGGTTTAAATTATTCAGAAGATTTACCAAGCACATCTATGGCAACCCCATGTAGGTTACATAACTATATTTTTTCTAATGGTAATTCAGTTGCGCATATTTTAACAGGACACGCTAGAATAGCTCCTTTCGAATAA